One Perca flavescens isolate YP-PL-M2 chromosome 9, PFLA_1.0, whole genome shotgun sequence genomic window carries:
- the osbpl9 gene encoding oxysterol-binding protein-related protein 9 isoform X4, with protein sequence MAFLHFPVRSSLAGTKATKNPGHTMTARHKESNAVIALNTEAETGFVPSVQDFDKKLAEADAYLQILIDQLKLFDEKIKDCKEDESRRKIENLKETTCTMVESIKHCIVLLQIAKDQSNEQQHANGLISTINPVDGIYQPPLDPPVVNTTMPTQTTLPTDASQVCKSDQRPSTLQVGPIVTVMGSLQTPTPNSTGSGQSGPSSSVASPSHMPLLSHSVPDFSYSSSEDEFYDADEFYQSSTSPKHCIDPSGPQAPSPLTDEATALKRPDTTESLNSSMSNGTTDADPFDSHDDRDDEGEGESVEEHKSVIMHLLSQVRLGMDLTKVVLPTFILERRSLLEMYADFFAHPDLFVSIAEQPEARERMVHVVKWYLSAFHAGRKGSVAKKPYNPILGEVFYCHWDLPSDAEEPSPHTETVSEGPVPWSSSNSVCFVAEQVSHHPPISAFYAECLNKKIQFNAHIWTKSKFLGMSIGVHNIGQGCVSCLEHDEHYILTFPNGYGRSILTVPWVELGGECNISCSKSGYSANIVFHTKPFYGGKKHRITAEIFSPNDKKSFCSIEGEWNGVMYAKWATGENTVFIDTKRIGIIKKKVRKLEDQLDYESRRLWRDVTLNLKQRDIDAATEAKHRLEEKQRAEARERKENEQQWETRLFHEDGECWVYDEPLLKRLVPQRH encoded by the exons ATggcttttcttcactttcctgtGAGATCGTCTTTAGCAGGAACAAAAGCCACCAAAAACCCAGGACACACCATGACTGCGCGGCACAAAGAATCCAATGCAGTGATAGCACTCAACACG GAGGCCGAGACAGGATTTGTTCCGAGTGTTCAAGACTTTGATAAGAAGCTAGCTGAAGCTGACGCCTACCTACAGATTCTGATTGACCAGTTAAAG CTGTTTGATGAGAAGATCAAGGACTGCAAAGAGGATGAATCACGCAGA AAAATTGAAAATTTGAAGGAGACTACTTGT actaTGGTAGAGTCCATCAAGCACTGTATTGTACTGCTGCAAATCGCCAAG GACCAAAGTAACGAACAGCAACACGCAAACGGACTTATA AGCACCATAAACCCAGTGGATGGGATCTACCAACCCCCTCTGGACCCTCCTGTAGTCAACACCACGATGCCAACACAGACAACACTACCCACAG ACGCTTCTCAGGTGTGTAAATCCGACCAACGCCCCTCCACGTTACAAGTTGGTCCCATTGTCACGGTGATGGGCAGTCTGCAGACCCCAACTCCCAACAGCACAG ggAGTGGCCAGTCAGGCCCCAGCAGCAGCGTCGCCTCCCCGTCTCACATGCCCCTCCTCTCGCACTCGGTGCCAGACTTCTCCTATTCCTCCAGCGAGGATGAGTTCTACGATGCTGATGAGTTCTACCAGAGCAGTACTTCCCCCAAACACTGCATAGA TCCCTCAGGGCCTCAAGCGCCCTCGCCTCTCACTGATGAAGCAACAGCGTTGAAACGACCAGACACCACCGAGTCCCTCAACTCGTCCATGTCTAACGGCACAACAGATGCAG ACCCGTTTGACAGCCATGATGACCGCGATGATGAAGGTGAGGGCGAGTCTGTGGAGGAGCACAAGAGCGTCATCATGCATCTTCTCTCTCAAGTTCGTTTGGGCATGGACCTCACCAAG GTGGTACTGCCTACCTTCATCCTGGAGAGGAGATCTTTGTTAGAAATGTATGCCGACTTCTTTGCACATCCCGACTTATTTGTAAG TATCGCTGAGCAGCCGGAGGCCCGGGAGCGCATGGTTCACGTGGTAAAGTGGTACCTGTCAGCTTTCCACGCAGGGAGGAAAGGTTCAGTGGCCAAGAAACCTTACAACCCAATCCTGGGAGAAGTCTTCTACTGCCACTGGGATCTGCCCAGCGACGCAGAGGAGCCTTCCCCACACACG GAGACAGTATCAGAAGGTCCAGTACCGTGGTCTTCATCCaacagtgtgtgttttgtggcaGAGCAGGTCTCTCACCACCCACCCA TTTCTGCATTCTACGCAGAATGTTTAAATAAGAAGATCCAGTTCAACGCTCACATCTGGACTAAGTCTAAGTTCTTAGGCATGTCCATAGGTGTCCACAATATTGGCCAAG GTTGTGTGTCGTGTTTGGAGCATGATGAACATTACATCCTCACCTTCCCTAACGGATATGGCAG GTCGATTCTGACTGTACCGTGGGTGGAGCTGGGTGGGGAGTGCAACATCTCCTGCTCCAAGTCGGGCTACAGTGCTAACATCGTGTTCCACACCAAACCCTTCTACGGAGGAAAAAAGCACAGGATCACTGCTGAGATTTT TTCACCTAATGATAAGAAGTCTTTCTGCTCCATTGAAGGAGAATGGAATGGAGTGAtgtatgccaagtgggcaactGGA gagAACACGGTGTTCATAGACACTAAGAGGATAGGCATCATTAAGAAGAAAGTGAGAAAGCTGGAAGACCAGCTTGACTACGAGTCCCGAAG ATTGTGGAGAGATGTGACGTTGAACCTGAAGCAAAGGGACATTGATGCAGCAACAGAAGCCAAACACCGGCTGGAGGAGAAACAGAGAGCCGAagccagagagaggaaggagaacgAGCAGCAGTGGGAGACCAGG CTATTTCACGAGGACGGGGAGTGCTGGGTCTATGATGAGCCTCTATTAAAGAGATTAGTCCCTCAGAGGCACTGA
- the osbpl9 gene encoding oxysterol-binding protein-related protein 9 isoform X5: MTRTTAHSPSLWIRRLSISKEAETGFVPSVQDFDKKLAEADAYLQILIDQLKLFDEKIKDCKEDESRRKIENLKETTCTMVESIKHCIVLLQIAKDQSNEQQHANGLISTINPVDGIYQPPLDPPVVNTTMPTQTTLPTDASQVCKSDQRPSTLQVGPIVTVMGSLQTPTPNSTGSGQSGPSSSVASPSHMPLLSHSVPDFSYSSSEDEFYDADEFYQSSTSPKHCIDPSGPQAPSPLTDEATALKRPDTTESLNSSMSNGTTDADPFDSHDDRDDEGEGESVEEHKSVIMHLLSQVRLGMDLTKVVLPTFILERRSLLEMYADFFAHPDLFVSIAEQPEARERMVHVVKWYLSAFHAGRKGSVAKKPYNPILGEVFYCHWDLPSDAEEPSPHTETVSEGPVPWSSSNSVCFVAEQVSHHPPISAFYAECLNKKIQFNAHIWTKSKFLGMSIGVHNIGQGCVSCLEHDEHYILTFPNGYGRSILTVPWVELGGECNISCSKSGYSANIVFHTKPFYGGKKHRITAEIFSPNDKKSFCSIEGEWNGVMYAKWATGENTVFIDTKRIGIIKKKVRKLEDQLDYESRRLWRDVTLNLKQRDIDAATEAKHRLEEKQRAEARERKENEQQWETRLFHEDGECWVYDEPLLKRLVPQRH, from the exons GAGGCCGAGACAGGATTTGTTCCGAGTGTTCAAGACTTTGATAAGAAGCTAGCTGAAGCTGACGCCTACCTACAGATTCTGATTGACCAGTTAAAG CTGTTTGATGAGAAGATCAAGGACTGCAAAGAGGATGAATCACGCAGA AAAATTGAAAATTTGAAGGAGACTACTTGT actaTGGTAGAGTCCATCAAGCACTGTATTGTACTGCTGCAAATCGCCAAG GACCAAAGTAACGAACAGCAACACGCAAACGGACTTATA AGCACCATAAACCCAGTGGATGGGATCTACCAACCCCCTCTGGACCCTCCTGTAGTCAACACCACGATGCCAACACAGACAACACTACCCACAG ACGCTTCTCAGGTGTGTAAATCCGACCAACGCCCCTCCACGTTACAAGTTGGTCCCATTGTCACGGTGATGGGCAGTCTGCAGACCCCAACTCCCAACAGCACAG ggAGTGGCCAGTCAGGCCCCAGCAGCAGCGTCGCCTCCCCGTCTCACATGCCCCTCCTCTCGCACTCGGTGCCAGACTTCTCCTATTCCTCCAGCGAGGATGAGTTCTACGATGCTGATGAGTTCTACCAGAGCAGTACTTCCCCCAAACACTGCATAGA TCCCTCAGGGCCTCAAGCGCCCTCGCCTCTCACTGATGAAGCAACAGCGTTGAAACGACCAGACACCACCGAGTCCCTCAACTCGTCCATGTCTAACGGCACAACAGATGCAG ACCCGTTTGACAGCCATGATGACCGCGATGATGAAGGTGAGGGCGAGTCTGTGGAGGAGCACAAGAGCGTCATCATGCATCTTCTCTCTCAAGTTCGTTTGGGCATGGACCTCACCAAG GTGGTACTGCCTACCTTCATCCTGGAGAGGAGATCTTTGTTAGAAATGTATGCCGACTTCTTTGCACATCCCGACTTATTTGTAAG TATCGCTGAGCAGCCGGAGGCCCGGGAGCGCATGGTTCACGTGGTAAAGTGGTACCTGTCAGCTTTCCACGCAGGGAGGAAAGGTTCAGTGGCCAAGAAACCTTACAACCCAATCCTGGGAGAAGTCTTCTACTGCCACTGGGATCTGCCCAGCGACGCAGAGGAGCCTTCCCCACACACG GAGACAGTATCAGAAGGTCCAGTACCGTGGTCTTCATCCaacagtgtgtgttttgtggcaGAGCAGGTCTCTCACCACCCACCCA TTTCTGCATTCTACGCAGAATGTTTAAATAAGAAGATCCAGTTCAACGCTCACATCTGGACTAAGTCTAAGTTCTTAGGCATGTCCATAGGTGTCCACAATATTGGCCAAG GTTGTGTGTCGTGTTTGGAGCATGATGAACATTACATCCTCACCTTCCCTAACGGATATGGCAG GTCGATTCTGACTGTACCGTGGGTGGAGCTGGGTGGGGAGTGCAACATCTCCTGCTCCAAGTCGGGCTACAGTGCTAACATCGTGTTCCACACCAAACCCTTCTACGGAGGAAAAAAGCACAGGATCACTGCTGAGATTTT TTCACCTAATGATAAGAAGTCTTTCTGCTCCATTGAAGGAGAATGGAATGGAGTGAtgtatgccaagtgggcaactGGA gagAACACGGTGTTCATAGACACTAAGAGGATAGGCATCATTAAGAAGAAAGTGAGAAAGCTGGAAGACCAGCTTGACTACGAGTCCCGAAG ATTGTGGAGAGATGTGACGTTGAACCTGAAGCAAAGGGACATTGATGCAGCAACAGAAGCCAAACACCGGCTGGAGGAGAAACAGAGAGCCGAagccagagagaggaaggagaacgAGCAGCAGTGGGAGACCAGG CTATTTCACGAGGACGGGGAGTGCTGGGTCTATGATGAGCCTCTATTAAAGAGATTAGTCCCTCAGAGGCACTGA
- the osbpl9 gene encoding oxysterol-binding protein-related protein 9 isoform X6, producing the protein MSIEARHPEAETGFVPSVQDFDKKLAEADAYLQILIDQLKLFDEKIKDCKEDESRRKIENLKETTCTMVESIKHCIVLLQIAKDQSNEQQHANGLISTINPVDGIYQPPLDPPVVNTTMPTQTTLPTDASQVCKSDQRPSTLQVGPIVTVMGSLQTPTPNSTGSGQSGPSSSVASPSHMPLLSHSVPDFSYSSSEDEFYDADEFYQSSTSPKHCIDPSGPQAPSPLTDEATALKRPDTTESLNSSMSNGTTDADPFDSHDDRDDEGEGESVEEHKSVIMHLLSQVRLGMDLTKVVLPTFILERRSLLEMYADFFAHPDLFVSIAEQPEARERMVHVVKWYLSAFHAGRKGSVAKKPYNPILGEVFYCHWDLPSDAEEPSPHTETVSEGPVPWSSSNSVCFVAEQVSHHPPISAFYAECLNKKIQFNAHIWTKSKFLGMSIGVHNIGQGCVSCLEHDEHYILTFPNGYGRSILTVPWVELGGECNISCSKSGYSANIVFHTKPFYGGKKHRITAEIFSPNDKKSFCSIEGEWNGVMYAKWATGENTVFIDTKRIGIIKKKVRKLEDQLDYESRRLWRDVTLNLKQRDIDAATEAKHRLEEKQRAEARERKENEQQWETRLFHEDGECWVYDEPLLKRLVPQRH; encoded by the exons ATGTCCATTGAAGCAAGGCACCCA GAGGCCGAGACAGGATTTGTTCCGAGTGTTCAAGACTTTGATAAGAAGCTAGCTGAAGCTGACGCCTACCTACAGATTCTGATTGACCAGTTAAAG CTGTTTGATGAGAAGATCAAGGACTGCAAAGAGGATGAATCACGCAGA AAAATTGAAAATTTGAAGGAGACTACTTGT actaTGGTAGAGTCCATCAAGCACTGTATTGTACTGCTGCAAATCGCCAAG GACCAAAGTAACGAACAGCAACACGCAAACGGACTTATA AGCACCATAAACCCAGTGGATGGGATCTACCAACCCCCTCTGGACCCTCCTGTAGTCAACACCACGATGCCAACACAGACAACACTACCCACAG ACGCTTCTCAGGTGTGTAAATCCGACCAACGCCCCTCCACGTTACAAGTTGGTCCCATTGTCACGGTGATGGGCAGTCTGCAGACCCCAACTCCCAACAGCACAG ggAGTGGCCAGTCAGGCCCCAGCAGCAGCGTCGCCTCCCCGTCTCACATGCCCCTCCTCTCGCACTCGGTGCCAGACTTCTCCTATTCCTCCAGCGAGGATGAGTTCTACGATGCTGATGAGTTCTACCAGAGCAGTACTTCCCCCAAACACTGCATAGA TCCCTCAGGGCCTCAAGCGCCCTCGCCTCTCACTGATGAAGCAACAGCGTTGAAACGACCAGACACCACCGAGTCCCTCAACTCGTCCATGTCTAACGGCACAACAGATGCAG ACCCGTTTGACAGCCATGATGACCGCGATGATGAAGGTGAGGGCGAGTCTGTGGAGGAGCACAAGAGCGTCATCATGCATCTTCTCTCTCAAGTTCGTTTGGGCATGGACCTCACCAAG GTGGTACTGCCTACCTTCATCCTGGAGAGGAGATCTTTGTTAGAAATGTATGCCGACTTCTTTGCACATCCCGACTTATTTGTAAG TATCGCTGAGCAGCCGGAGGCCCGGGAGCGCATGGTTCACGTGGTAAAGTGGTACCTGTCAGCTTTCCACGCAGGGAGGAAAGGTTCAGTGGCCAAGAAACCTTACAACCCAATCCTGGGAGAAGTCTTCTACTGCCACTGGGATCTGCCCAGCGACGCAGAGGAGCCTTCCCCACACACG GAGACAGTATCAGAAGGTCCAGTACCGTGGTCTTCATCCaacagtgtgtgttttgtggcaGAGCAGGTCTCTCACCACCCACCCA TTTCTGCATTCTACGCAGAATGTTTAAATAAGAAGATCCAGTTCAACGCTCACATCTGGACTAAGTCTAAGTTCTTAGGCATGTCCATAGGTGTCCACAATATTGGCCAAG GTTGTGTGTCGTGTTTGGAGCATGATGAACATTACATCCTCACCTTCCCTAACGGATATGGCAG GTCGATTCTGACTGTACCGTGGGTGGAGCTGGGTGGGGAGTGCAACATCTCCTGCTCCAAGTCGGGCTACAGTGCTAACATCGTGTTCCACACCAAACCCTTCTACGGAGGAAAAAAGCACAGGATCACTGCTGAGATTTT TTCACCTAATGATAAGAAGTCTTTCTGCTCCATTGAAGGAGAATGGAATGGAGTGAtgtatgccaagtgggcaactGGA gagAACACGGTGTTCATAGACACTAAGAGGATAGGCATCATTAAGAAGAAAGTGAGAAAGCTGGAAGACCAGCTTGACTACGAGTCCCGAAG ATTGTGGAGAGATGTGACGTTGAACCTGAAGCAAAGGGACATTGATGCAGCAACAGAAGCCAAACACCGGCTGGAGGAGAAACAGAGAGCCGAagccagagagaggaaggagaacgAGCAGCAGTGGGAGACCAGG CTATTTCACGAGGACGGGGAGTGCTGGGTCTATGATGAGCCTCTATTAAAGAGATTAGTCCCTCAGAGGCACTGA
- the osbpl9 gene encoding oxysterol-binding protein-related protein 9 isoform X3 produces MMRGSRRGCVRLRGAVIGIDDEDDSTFTITVDQKTFHFQARDADEREKWIHALEGTILRHTLQLQEAETGFVPSVQDFDKKLAEADAYLQILIDQLKLFDEKIKDCKEDESRRKIENLKETTCTMVESIKHCIVLLQIAKDQSNEQQHANGLISTINPVDGIYQPPLDPPVVNTTMPTQTTLPTDASQVCKSDQRPSTLQVGPIVTVMGSLQTPTPNSTGSGQSGPSSSVASPSHMPLLSHSVPDFSYSSSEDEFYDADEFYQSSTSPKHCIDPSGPQAPSPLTDEATALKRPDTTESLNSSMSNGTTDADPFDSHDDRDDEGEGESVEEHKSVIMHLLSQVRLGMDLTKVVLPTFILERRSLLEMYADFFAHPDLFVSIAEQPEARERMVHVVKWYLSAFHAGRKGSVAKKPYNPILGEVFYCHWDLPSDAEEPSPHTETVSEGPVPWSSSNSVCFVAEQVSHHPPISAFYAECLNKKIQFNAHIWTKSKFLGMSIGVHNIGQGCVSCLEHDEHYILTFPNGYGRSILTVPWVELGGECNISCSKSGYSANIVFHTKPFYGGKKHRITAEIFSPNDKKSFCSIEGEWNGVMYAKWATGENTVFIDTKRIGIIKKKVRKLEDQLDYESRRLWRDVTLNLKQRDIDAATEAKHRLEEKQRAEARERKENEQQWETRLFHEDGECWVYDEPLLKRLVPQRH; encoded by the exons CCCGAGATGCAGATGAGCGGGAGAAATGGATCCATGCCTTAGAGGGAACTATCCTCCGTCACACCCTCCAACTCCAA GAGGCCGAGACAGGATTTGTTCCGAGTGTTCAAGACTTTGATAAGAAGCTAGCTGAAGCTGACGCCTACCTACAGATTCTGATTGACCAGTTAAAG CTGTTTGATGAGAAGATCAAGGACTGCAAAGAGGATGAATCACGCAGA AAAATTGAAAATTTGAAGGAGACTACTTGT actaTGGTAGAGTCCATCAAGCACTGTATTGTACTGCTGCAAATCGCCAAG GACCAAAGTAACGAACAGCAACACGCAAACGGACTTATA AGCACCATAAACCCAGTGGATGGGATCTACCAACCCCCTCTGGACCCTCCTGTAGTCAACACCACGATGCCAACACAGACAACACTACCCACAG ACGCTTCTCAGGTGTGTAAATCCGACCAACGCCCCTCCACGTTACAAGTTGGTCCCATTGTCACGGTGATGGGCAGTCTGCAGACCCCAACTCCCAACAGCACAG ggAGTGGCCAGTCAGGCCCCAGCAGCAGCGTCGCCTCCCCGTCTCACATGCCCCTCCTCTCGCACTCGGTGCCAGACTTCTCCTATTCCTCCAGCGAGGATGAGTTCTACGATGCTGATGAGTTCTACCAGAGCAGTACTTCCCCCAAACACTGCATAGA TCCCTCAGGGCCTCAAGCGCCCTCGCCTCTCACTGATGAAGCAACAGCGTTGAAACGACCAGACACCACCGAGTCCCTCAACTCGTCCATGTCTAACGGCACAACAGATGCAG ACCCGTTTGACAGCCATGATGACCGCGATGATGAAGGTGAGGGCGAGTCTGTGGAGGAGCACAAGAGCGTCATCATGCATCTTCTCTCTCAAGTTCGTTTGGGCATGGACCTCACCAAG GTGGTACTGCCTACCTTCATCCTGGAGAGGAGATCTTTGTTAGAAATGTATGCCGACTTCTTTGCACATCCCGACTTATTTGTAAG TATCGCTGAGCAGCCGGAGGCCCGGGAGCGCATGGTTCACGTGGTAAAGTGGTACCTGTCAGCTTTCCACGCAGGGAGGAAAGGTTCAGTGGCCAAGAAACCTTACAACCCAATCCTGGGAGAAGTCTTCTACTGCCACTGGGATCTGCCCAGCGACGCAGAGGAGCCTTCCCCACACACG GAGACAGTATCAGAAGGTCCAGTACCGTGGTCTTCATCCaacagtgtgtgttttgtggcaGAGCAGGTCTCTCACCACCCACCCA TTTCTGCATTCTACGCAGAATGTTTAAATAAGAAGATCCAGTTCAACGCTCACATCTGGACTAAGTCTAAGTTCTTAGGCATGTCCATAGGTGTCCACAATATTGGCCAAG GTTGTGTGTCGTGTTTGGAGCATGATGAACATTACATCCTCACCTTCCCTAACGGATATGGCAG GTCGATTCTGACTGTACCGTGGGTGGAGCTGGGTGGGGAGTGCAACATCTCCTGCTCCAAGTCGGGCTACAGTGCTAACATCGTGTTCCACACCAAACCCTTCTACGGAGGAAAAAAGCACAGGATCACTGCTGAGATTTT TTCACCTAATGATAAGAAGTCTTTCTGCTCCATTGAAGGAGAATGGAATGGAGTGAtgtatgccaagtgggcaactGGA gagAACACGGTGTTCATAGACACTAAGAGGATAGGCATCATTAAGAAGAAAGTGAGAAAGCTGGAAGACCAGCTTGACTACGAGTCCCGAAG ATTGTGGAGAGATGTGACGTTGAACCTGAAGCAAAGGGACATTGATGCAGCAACAGAAGCCAAACACCGGCTGGAGGAGAAACAGAGAGCCGAagccagagagaggaaggagaacgAGCAGCAGTGGGAGACCAGG CTATTTCACGAGGACGGGGAGTGCTGGGTCTATGATGAGCCTCTATTAAAGAGATTAGTCCCTCAGAGGCACTGA